In Gossypium raimondii isolate GPD5lz chromosome 12, ASM2569854v1, whole genome shotgun sequence, a single window of DNA contains:
- the LOC105763205 gene encoding uncharacterized protein At1g76070: MDKLVVKVKQRKILSFLPKLVSSPAVLTFQVSPPISPVGKGSSSSAPTIVSLIPKGAPRKSRNGSFDAREPASPKVSCIGQIKRNKKKKQAASKSKLPSPPPQVTCAEQVKGKQASKVTKHGHKIAEGARVPSLGQTKQFSSPRGTLSDFDWETCDQAAGFVTNPLYEEKVVANVNGVKESRNTKLWSRRTSTRLTPLQL, from the coding sequence ATGGACAAACTGGTGGTGAAAGTGAAACAGAGGAAGATACTGTCCTTTCTGCCTAAACTTGTATCATCACCAGCTGTACTCACTTTCCAAGTCAGCCCACCAATAAGCCCTGTTGGCAAAGGGTCTTCTTCCTCAGCTCCGACCATCGTATCCTTGATTCCCAAGGGAGCTCCAAGGAAGTCTAGGAATGGGAGCTTTGATGCACGTGAGCCTGCCTCCCCAAAAGTTTCGTGCATCGGCCAGATCAAGcgcaacaaaaagaaaaaacaagctGCCAGCAAATCTAAGCTACCCTCACCTCCACCGCAAGTAACATGTGCAGAACAAGTGAAGGGGAAACAGGCATCAAAAGTGACAAAGCATGGTCATAAGATTGCGGAAGGTGCAAGAGTTCCTTCCCTTGGGCAGACGAAGCAATTTTCAAGCCCACGTGGCaccttatcagattttgattggGAGACTTGTGATCAAGCAGCTGGCTTCGTCACCAATCCTTTGTACGAGGAAAAGGTGGTTGCCAATGTAAATGGAGTTAAGGAATCAAGAAATACAAAGTTGTGGAGTAGAAGAACCTCGACACGTCTAACTCCACTTCAATTGTAG
- the LOC105763207 gene encoding probable prolyl 4-hydroxylase 10 — MAKPRSSRLPPRKSSSSIMFLAMLVIFTFLILILLGLGIFYIPSGDSRNSPKPNDLSSIVHNVVDRSYVDEDRGEQWVEAISWEPRAFIYHNFLSMEECEYLIDLAKPHMKKSKVVDSKTGKSEDSRVRTSSGTFLPRGRDKIIKSIEKRIADFTFIPVEHGEGLQVLHYEVGQKYEPHYDYFKDEVNTRNGGQRIATVLMYLSDVEEGGETVFPSAKGNISAVPWWNELSECGKGGLSVRPKMGDALLFWSMKPDATLDLSSLHGGCPVIRGNKWSSTKWMRVNEYKV, encoded by the exons ATGGCTAAGCCCAGGTCTTCCCGCCTTCCGCCTCGGAAATCCTCATCCTCAATCATGTTTCTAGCCATGCTTGTCATCTTTACCTTcctcattttgattcttttggGCCTCGGAATCTTTTACATTCCTAGCGGTGACTCCCGAAATTCTCCTAAGCCCAACGATTTGAGCTCCATTGTGCATAATGTCGTCGACAG AAGTTATGTTGATGAAGACAGAGGAGAACAGTGGGTTGAAGCCATCTCTTGGGAGCCTAGAGCTTTTATCTACCATAATTTCTTG TCCATGGAGGAATGTGAATACCTGATCGATCTTGCCAAGCCTCAtatgaaaaaatcaaaagttgttGATAGTAAAACCGGGAAGAGTGAAGATAGTAG GGTACGTACAAGTTCTGGAACATTTCTACCTAGAGGACGTGATAAGATTATTAAGAGCATTGAGAAAAGGATTGCGGATTTTACCTTCATACCAGTTG AGCATGGGGAAGGACTTCAAGTTCTCCACTATGAAGTTGGCCAAAAATATGAGCCTCACTATGACTACTTCAAGGATGAGGTCAATACTAGGAACGGGGGCCAGCGCATAGCTACTGTCCTTATGTACCT CTCAGATGTTGAAGAAGGAGGAGAGACAGTGTTTCCTTCAGCAAAGGGGAACATCAGTGCTGTGCCTTGGTGGAATGAATTATCTGAATGTGGAAAGGGAGGACTTTCTGTGAGACCAAAGATGGGTGATGCATTACTTTTTTGGAGCATGAAGCCTGACGCAACTCTGGATCTTTCAAGCCTGCATG GAGGCTGCCCTGTGATTAGAGGAAATAAGTGGTCGTCTACAAAATGGATGCGTGTCAATGAGTACAAGGTTTAA